Genomic DNA from uncultured Vibrio sp.:
CATGCGGCAGTTGCTAACTATCGTGGTGAGACTTTAGAAGACGATCATGAAGAAGGGGAGCTAATCTGTAAGTGCTTTGCTATCGATGATTTGATGATAAAACGTGTAGTGGAAGCCAATAAGCTCACCACGCTTGAAGAAGTGGTCAACTACACCAAGGCCGGCGGGGCTTGTACTTCTTGCCACGAGAAAATTGAGTGGGTTTTGGAAGACTGCCTCAAAGAAATGGCCGAGAAAGGGCTAATTATCGACGTGGCCAAAAGTCATTATGAGCCAGACACCGAGATCATCGCTATTGTTGAGTCGATCATTGAACAGGTTCGTCCTTCGGTACAAGCGGATGGTGGCGATGTACGCCTGTTAGATATTGAAGACAACATTGTTTTCGTCGAGATGAGCGGTGCGTGTGTCGGTTGCGGTTTATCTGGCCTGACACTGGCAAATCTGGAACAAAAAATTACCCAAGCCTTGGGTGACGCTTATACGGTGTTCCCAGTACAACAAACCTCATCAAACACGATTAAAAAGGAAGGCTCTTATGACGTTTAACGCTAAATTAAGCAGTGATAAGCTGGTTTACCTTGATAACAATGCGACAACCCGTATTGACCCTAAAGCGCTCGAAGTGATGTTACCGTATCTAGATACTTTTTATGGCAATCCTTCTTCGATTCATCGTCTCGGAGCCGCCGTCGGTCATGCGATGGAGACAGCACGCGAACAAGTTCAGCAGTTAATTGGTGCGGAACACGCAAGCGAAGTTATCTTCACTTCTTGTGCGACCGAAGCAACTTCTACGGCCATTCTATCTGCGGTTGAAGCCTACCCAGATAAGAAAGAGATCATTACCACACAAGTTGAGCATCCGGCGACGCTGCAACTTTGTCAGATGTTGGAGCGCAAAGGCTACACCGTTCACTGGATAGGTGTGGATAAAAAAGGTCGCCTCGACATGACAGCCCTGAAAGCGGCGTTAAGTCGAAAT
This window encodes:
- the nifU gene encoding Fe-S cluster assembly protein NifU gives rise to the protein MWDYSDKVKEHFFQPKNAKLVGDANARGDVGSISCGDALSLTLKVEPDSEVILDAGFQTFGCGSAIASSSALTEMIIGKSLDEAMSITNNDIAEYLDGLPPEKMHCSVMGMEALHAAVANYRGETLEDDHEEGELICKCFAIDDLMIKRVVEANKLTTLEEVVNYTKAGGACTSCHEKIEWVLEDCLKEMAEKGLIIDVAKSHYEPDTEIIAIVESIIEQVRPSVQADGGDVRLLDIEDNIVFVEMSGACVGCGLSGLTLANLEQKITQALGDAYTVFPVQQTSSNTIKKEGSYDV